The following are encoded in a window of Dama dama isolate Ldn47 chromosome 17, ASM3311817v1, whole genome shotgun sequence genomic DNA:
- the LOC133071611 gene encoding small ribosomal subunit protein eS24-like: MNHTGTVRTRKFRTNRLLQWKQTVIDVLHPRKATVPKTEIREKLAKMYKTTPDVIFVFGFRTHFGVGKTTGFGMIYDSLNYTKKNEPKHGLARHGLYEKKKTIRKQQKERKNRMKKVRGTAEGNVGAGKKEQ; this comes from the coding sequence ATGAACCACACAGGAACTGTCCGGACTAGGAAGTTCAGGACCAACCGACTGCTTCAGTGGAAACAAACGGTCATTGATGTTCTTCACCCTCGAAAGGCAACAGTACCTAAAACAGAAATTCGGGAAAAACTGGCCAAAATGTACAAGACCACACCAGATGTCATCTTTGTGTTTGGATTCAGAACCCATTTTGGTGTCGGCAAGACAACTGGCTTCGGCATGATTTACGACTCCTTGAATTACACGAAGAAGAATGAGCCCAAACATGGGCTTGCAAGACATGGCCTGTATGAGAAGAAAAAGACCATaagaaaacagcaaaaggaaCGCAAGAACAGAATGAAGAAAGTCAGGGGGACTGCAGAGGGCAATGTTGGTGCTGGCAAAAAGGAGCAGTAA